Proteins found in one Zea mays cultivar B73 chromosome 1, Zm-B73-REFERENCE-NAM-5.0, whole genome shotgun sequence genomic segment:
- the LOC100383031 gene encoding Beta-glucuronosyltransferase GlcAT14A-like precursor — translation MQSAAAAAPSSLPLSVFPKDSRPLPCLLLTSLLLLLTLHFLSSSPTPSPPPPQPRLAPLPSTASAGPAPSALAFLLTGSAGDADRLQRLLLATYHPRNVYLLLLDRAASAADRARLARSARAAPGRDNVHVVGDPGFANPRGASALAATLHGAALLLRVDQGWDWFVHLDADEYPLVTPDDLLHVFSYLPKDLNFIQHTSYIGWKEERQIRPIIVDPGLYLSSRNDIFYATQKRDIPNAYKLFTGSSSVILSRKFIEYCIVGMDNLPRTLLMYYTNMPLPHRKYFQTVLCNSAEFNKTVVNHDLHYSTWDARSKNEPRLLTIDDVENMTESGAAFGTRFPKDDHALDRIDEEILHRHPGELVTGGWCIGVGHDSPCDISGNPDVLRPGPKAIKLAKFLSERLSYRNFYSQQCIWD, via the exons ATGCAATCCGCCGCGGCGGCCGCGCCCTCCTCCCTTCCGCTCAGCGTCTTCCCCAAGGATTCCCGCCCGCTCCCGTGCCTCCTCCTCACTTCCCTGCTGCTGCTCCTGACCCTCCATTTCCTCTCCTCCTCCCCCACCCCCTCGCCGCCTCCACCGCAGCCCCGCCTCGCGCCGCTCCCGTCCACAGCCTCCGCGGGCCCGGCCCCGTCAGCGCTCGCGTTCCTCCTCACGGGATCCGCGGGCGACGCAGACCGCCTCCAGCGGCTGCTTCTCGCCACCTACCACCCCCGCAACGTCTACCTCCTCCTGCTCGACCGCGCCGCCTCCGCGGCCGACCGCGCGCGGCTTGCTCGCAGCGCGCGGGCTGCCCCCGGCCGCGACAACGTCCATGTCGTCGGGGACCCCGGGTTCGCCAACCCGCGCGGTGCATCCGCCCTCGCCGCCACCCTGCACGGGGCCGCGCTGCTGCTGAGGGTCGACCAGGGATGGGACTGGTTCGTGCACCTCGACGCCGATGAGTACCCGCTCGTGACCCCCGATG ATCTCCTGCATGTTTTTTCATACCTACCTAAGGATCTCAACTTCATTCAGCACACTAGCTATATTGGTTGGAAGGA GGAAAGACAAATAAGGCCAATTATCGTTGATCCTGGTCTATATCTCTCATCCAGGAATGACATTTTCTACGCCACCCAAAAGCGTGATATACCAAATGCTTACAAATTATTTACAG GCTCTTCGTCTGTTATCCTTTCTCGGAAATTTATTGAATATTGTATTGTTGGTATGGATAATCTGCCAAGAACTCTGCTGATGTACTACACTAACATGCCCTTGCCACACAGGAAGTATTTTCAGACAGTTCTTTGCAACTCCGCTGAATTCAACAAGACTGTAGTTAACCATGACCTACACTATTCAACATGGGATGCTCGTTCCAAAAACGAGCCACGCCTACTGACTATAGATGATGTAGAAAATATGACCGAAAGTGGTGCAGCCTTTGGGACTAGATTTCCCAAAGATGATCATGCGCTtgatcgcatcgatgaagaaattTTGCACCGTCATCCTGGAGAGCTAGTTACAGGAGGATGGTGCATAGGTGTTGGGCATGATAGTCCATGCGACATTTCAGGTAACCCAGATGTTCTGAGACCTGGGCCTAAAGCTATAAAACTTGCTAAGTTTCTTTCTGAAAGGCTGTCATATCGGAACTTTTATTCCCAGCAATGTATATGGGATTGA